In the genome of Aspergillus luchuensis IFO 4308 DNA, chromosome 2, nearly complete sequence, one region contains:
- a CDS encoding putative 2-methylcitrate dehydratase (PrpD) (COG:S;~EggNog:ENOG410Q0A5;~InterPro:IPR042183,IPR036148,IPR042188,IPR005656;~PFAM:PF03972;~go_function: GO:0016829 - lyase activity [Evidence IEA]), protein MNEPKPPQEPIYDLPLRDITTYTHSPTTTTTTTHHTAARTALLDALSCAIETASKSPSARALLGPIIPGTTVPHGFPVPGTSHTVDPVKGTFDLGVLIRYLDHNDASWGMEWGHPSDNIAALLATSDYLSRHPRYVNIKANPTTISTLLSAITKSYEIQTHYQALNAFHAHNLDHVILVELASAAVCSWMMGHSASKTQGILSHVWMDAGPSRLYRTHPFTVPRKGWAAADAAARAVALVFRADREGSEEAMRGVGGVLRHKGTGFRDGRFGGREFEFVGGLGEMEGRGVEGVMYKIMPVEGHGCAAVEAVLGQREKEPGMVWEDVEEVVVRVPWAAKYIISRPGREELKCAAERDHCLEWVVAVAMVKGRAIEVEDYEDEGGWVGDERVEELRGRIVVKEDEELTRDYLDVGKRSIAAGVVVRLKDGRVLEVLVEFPVGHVRNPRTGEEVRRKFVRNMRLMFTEEEVQRILEVVERDDARVCELVDLFARSETHL, encoded by the exons atGAATGAACCTAAACCACCGCAAGAACCAATATAcgacctccccctccgcgaCATAACAACCTACACCCACTctccaaccaccaccactaccaccacccaccacaccGCAGCCCGAACCGCCCTCCTCGACGCCCTCTCCTGCGCCATCGAAACCGCCTCAAAGTCCCCCTCCGCACGAGCCCTCCTCggccccatcatccccggcaCCACCGTTCCCCACGGATTCCCCGTCCCGGGTACCTCTCACACCGTAGACCCAGTAAAAGGTACCTTCGACCTAGGGGTCCTAATCCGATACCTGGACCACAACGATGCAAGTtgggggatggaatggggaCATCCTTCTG ATAACATCGCCGCCCTCCTCGCGACATCCGACTACTTAAGCCGCCACCCCAGATATGTCAATATCAAAGCGAATCCAACAACAATCTCCACCCTGCTCTCTGCAATAACCAAATCCTACGAGATCCAAACACACTACCAAGCGCTCAACGCCTTCCACGCACACAACCTTGACCACGTTATTCTTGTCGAGTTGGCCTCGGCGGCTGTCTGCTCGTGGATGATGGGCCATTCTGCGTCTAAAACACAGGGTATACTATCCCATGTTTGGATGGATGCGGGACCGAGTCGCTTGTATCGAACGCATCCGTTCACTGTGCCTCGCAAGGGATGGGCGGCTGCTGATGCGGCGGCGAGGGCGGTTGCGTTGGTGTTCAGGGCGGATAGGGAGGGGAGTGAGGAGGCGATGAGGGGTGTGGGGGGTGTATTGAGGCATAAGGGGACCGGGTTCAGGGATGGgaggtttggggggagggagtttgAGTTTGTAGGTGGGCTTGGGGagatggaagggaggggggtggaaggggtgaTGTATAAGATTATGCCGGTGGAGGGACATGGGTGTGCGGCTGTGGAGGCGGTTTTGGgacagagggagaaagagccggggatggtgtgggaggatgtggaggaggtggtggtgagggtacCTTGGGCGGCgaagtatattatttctaggccggggagggaggagttgaAGTGTGCGGCGGAGAGGGATCATTGTTTGGAGTGGGTTGTTGCGGTTGCGATGGTCAAGGGGAGGGCGATTGAGGTGGAGGAttatgaggatgaggggggctGGGTGGGGGatgagagggtggaggagttgaggggGAGAAttgtggtgaaggaggatgaggagctgACGAGGGATTATTTGGATGTTGGGAAGAGGAGTATtgctgctggggtggtggtgaggttaaAGGATGGGCGGGTGTtggaggtgttggtggaGTTTCCGGTGGGGCATGTGAGAAATCCGAggacgggggaggaggttagGAGGAAGTTTGTGAGGAATATGCGGTTGATGTTtacggaggaggaggttcagAGGAttttggaggtggtggagagggatgaTGCTAGGGTTTGTGAGTTGGTGGATTTGTTTGCGAGGTCAGAGACGCATCTATGA
- a CDS encoding uncharacterized protein (COG:S;~EggNog:ENOG410PSEW;~InterPro:IPR037045), giving the protein MPHQYMVSLKKESPPEELEKAKKTATDNGGKIVKEFALVKGFVVQYDDEQVSTLQSSDHIHVEKDSEVSIQ; this is encoded by the exons ATGCCTCACCAGTACATG GTCAGCCTCAAGAAGGAGTCTCCCCCTGAGGAGCTTGAGAA GGCCAAGAAGACTGCCACTGATAACGGAGGCAAGATCGTGAAGGAATTTGCTCTGGTCAAGGGATTCGT TGTCCAATACGACGATGAACAAGTCTCCACCCTCCAGTCCTCCGACCACATCCACGTCGAGAAAGACAGCGAAGTCTCGATCCAGTAG
- a CDS encoding uncharacterized protein (COG:P;~EggNog:ENOG410PHE6;~InterPro:IPR003855;~PFAM:PF02705;~TransMembrane:12 (i74-98o110-131i198-216o236-255i267-287o313-332i344-365o385-415i436-456o462-488i495-515o521-539i);~go_component: GO:0016020 - membrane [Evidence IEA];~go_function: GO:0015079 - potassium ion transmembrane transporter activity [Evidence IEA];~go_process: GO:0071805 - potassium ion transmembrane transport [Evidence IEA]), translating into MDPDPEALKELPSLATVKEKSQQTQDSIYNIRPWNNNHLDRAISTVSTIGEDDDPGLRRPTDFKQRQDFSGKMLLWLAYQSIGVIYGDIGTSPLYVFSSTFTEAPSRQDLIGVLSIIIWSITIMVTIKYVFIILHADNDGEGGTFSTYSLLSRYMNITHRDPREASLVQMKRHLSIDLESSSRFARHSLETSKFAKRLLKVVGVLAVTMVLADGLLTPAQSVLGAVQGIEVVSPNISKGTVIGVTDAILVVLFLLQPLGITRVTFAFAPIVIIWLGFNAAFGIYNLAKYDAGVFVAFNPGYAFTFLIRHGESGWRMLSGTLLAFTGVEALFADLGAFSRRAIQISWLCYTFPCLLLAYIGQAAYISVHPEAYSNPFYNAAPPGTIYPALVIAILAAIVASQAIITATFQLLAQVMKLSYLPQFKVVHTSDIFHGQLYIPLANWLLMIGTILVASIYNNTTSLGNAYGVCVIFVTFFDTCMVAMVAMFVWRKSPYLVFLPWLTIACFDGAYLSSALTKVPTGAWFTLAVATILALLFLLWRFGKEQQWFAEAEDRFPTSHFVTKDQDGSIRLTDRFDGAPLSTTQGVGIFFDKAGETTPIVFSQFILKLTTMFETIIFFHLRPLETPSVPIDDRYTVSKLAIPNCYRLVVRYGYNDEIISPDLASTITDQVRKYLIEHRHTTAPTEASTSISQLSRDIGQDSTSAEESRTITSRGRPVDPVALLEKACAHNVLYITGKEQMRVKRGTNIFRRFVLEIFLWIRDNTRAKIASLGLGAEKVIEVGFLKDI; encoded by the exons ATGGACCCTGACCCAGAGGCCTTGAAGGAACTGCCATCGCTGGCGACGGTGAAAGAAAAATCTCAACAGACTCAAGACTCTATCTACAATATTCGCCCATGGAATAACAATCATCTTGATCGAGCCATTAGTACTGTGAGTACTAttggcgaggatgacgacCCAGGCTTGCGCCGACCTACAGACTTCAAGCAAAGACAG GATTTCTCCGGCAAAATGCTTCTTTGGCTCGCATACCAGTCAATTGGTGTCATATACGGAGATATTGGAACCAGCCCGCTCTACGTCTTTTCGTCTACGTTCACCGAGGCACCGTCTCGCCAAGACCTTATTGGAGTGCTCTCCATTATAATCTGGAGTATTACGATTATGGTGACCATAAAATACGTCTTCATTATCCTTCACGCGGATAacgatggagagggaggtacATTCAGCACATATTCTCTGCTCAGTCGCTAT ATGAATATCACTCATCGAGATCCTCGAGAGGCATCCCTTGTGCAGATGAAGAGACACCTGTCAATTGATCTCGAGAGCTCCAGCAGATTTGCTAGACACAGCCTGGAAACAAGCAAGTTCGCGAAGCGCCTACTAAAAGTCGTGGGAGTACTGGCCGTTACGATGGTTCTTGCGGATGGCCTGCTTACTCCCGCTCAATCCGTGCTGGGTGCCGTCCAGGGAATTGAAGTTGTTTCTCCAAACATTTCCAAAGGCACTGTCATCGGGGTCACGGATGCTATCTTGGTCGTCTTGTTCTTGCTACAGCCACTTGGTATCACGCGGGTTACGTTCGCCTTTGCCCCAATAGTTATCATTTGGCTTGGATTCAACGCTGCGTTTGGAATCTATAACCTTGCTAAATATGATGCCGGGGTCTTTGTCGCCTTCAACCCCGGTTATGCATTCACCTTTCTGATCCGACACGGGGAATCAGGATGGAGAATGCTCAGTGGTACTTTGCTTGCCTTTACCGGAGTTGAAGCCCTTTTTGCCGACCTTGGTGCTTTTAGTCGTCGGGCGATCCAGATAAGTTGGTTATGCTATACATTTCCCTGCCTACTTCTGGCATATATCGGGCAGGCTGCATACATCAGTGTGCATCCAGAAGCATACTCGAATCCGTTCTACAACGCAGCTCCCCCAGGCACCATCTATCCTGCGCTTGTAATTGCCATTCTAGCAGCTATAGTTGCATCGCAAGCAATTATCACTGCTACCTTTCAG CTCCTAGCGCAAGTGATGAAGCTCTCATACCTCCCACAATTCAAAGTGGTTCATACATCCGATATATTCCATGGACAGCTTTACATACCGCTTGCGAACTGGCTATTGATGATCGGGACGATACTTGTGGCGTCTATCTATAACAAC ACTACATCTCTTGGAAACGCATACGGAGTGTGTgtcatcttcgtcacctTCTTCGACACATGCATGGTTGCAATGGTGGCAATGTTTGTGTGGCGCAAGAGTCCTTACCTTGTCTTCCTGCCCTGGCTTACAATTGCTTGCTTCGACGGGGCATACCTATCTTCGGCACTAACAAAAGTCCCCACTGGCGCATGGTTCACTCTCGCCGTAGCCACCATTCTCGCCctgctctttctcctctggcGATTTGGAAAGGAGCAGCAATGGTTTGCTGAAGCGGAAGATCGCTTTCCCACATCGCACTTTGTGACAAAAGATCAAGATGGTAGCATTCGCCTTACAGATCGGTTTGACGGTGCACCTCTGAGCACCACCCAGGGTGTGGGCATATTCTTTGACAAAGCTGGAGAGACCACGCCCATCGTCTTTAGCCAGTTCATCCTGAAGCTCACGACAATGTTTGAGACGATTATCTTCTTTCATCTACGACCTCTCGAAACTCCATCAGTCCCTATCGATGATCGCTACACTGTTTCGAAACTTGCAATTCCAAATTGTTACCGTCTGGTTGTCCGCTACGGCTACAATGACGAGATCATTTCCCCCGACCTCGCTAGCACCATCACTGATCAGGTACGCAAGTACTTGATCGAGCATAGACATACCACTGCTCCGACGGAAGCTAGCACGAGCATAAGTCAGCTGAGCCGGGATATAGGTCAAGATTCGACGAGTGCTGAAGAGTCCCGGACGATCACTAGCCGAGGGAGGCCGGTCGATCCGGTAGCActgctggagaaggcttGTGCACATAACGTGCTGTACATCACTGGCAAGGAGCAGATGAGAGTCAAAAGGGGTACGAATATTTTCAGGCGGTTTGTGCTGGAGATCTTCCTATGGATTCGGGACAATACCCGAGCGAAGATTGCTTCGTTGGGGCTGGGAGCCGAGAAGGTGATTGAGGTGGGGTTTTTGAAGGATATATGA
- a CDS encoding alpha-ketoacid dehydrogenase kinase family protein (COG:T;~EggNog:ENOG410PM14;~InterPro:IPR003594,IPR018955,IPR036890,IPR036784, IPR039028,IPR004358,IPR005467;~PFAM:PF10436,PF02518;~go_function: GO:0004672 - protein kinase activity [Evidence IEA];~go_function: GO:0016772 - transferase activity, transferring phosphorus-containing groups [Evidence IEA];~go_process: GO:0016310 - phosphorylation [Evidence IEA]) — protein sequence MAVRRALQTASRGASLRYHCFSTFPARSFSSSPLVQTTTSPRHAFAYGANDEVARLAASRRRPLTLADLLKHGRPPLCKDALLASANFTLSLLPARLASRIEALRNLPFIVVSNPHVSKIYNNYLHSLSTLLPYQQRQVTTLEEENQFAEVLADLVHTHTNTIPILARGFLECRRYIDPTEVTRFLDTHLRARIGTRLIAEQHLALHFASQPVRDDPSEQQETPKDAAPSNYIGVIDTALQPARIVKSCEDFVGEICELKYGVRPRLNIGGQPDASFAHVPVHVEYILTELLKNAFRAVIESGNGNEPIEVTIAAAPDVPASPVHDPKAKEKWSHSDSDTGFHMDTVVGTADANESIKCWSPSQQSITIRIRDRGGGIPPEVLPNIWSYSFTTFSDYGMNGSENGSMDALNTISGSGGHLSSIAGLGYGLPLSRAYAEYFGGSIAVQSLWGWGTDVYLTLQGVAMPSCVPQH from the exons ATGGCGGTAAGACGAGCCCTGCAGACTGCGTCTCGGGGTGCTAGCCTTCGATATCATTGTTTCTCAACCTTTCCAGCAAGGTCCTTTTCTTCGTCACCTCTCGTACAGACGACTACATCCCCACGGCACGCGTTTGCTTACGGCGCCAATGATGAAGTTGCCCGTCTCGCCGCCAGTCGTCGCCGACCATTGACTCTAGCAGATCTGCTCAA ACATGGGCGTCCGCCCCTGTGCAAAGATGCCCTCCTGGCCTCGGCCAACTTCACGCTCTCCCTTCTTCCGGCCCGCCTAGCGTCTCGTATCGAGGCTCTCCGCAACCTCCCTTTCATCGTCGTATCGAATCCGCATGTCTCCAAGATCTATAACAATTACCTACACTCGCTCTCGACTCTCCTGCCATATCAGCAACGTCAGGTCACGACGCTAGAGGAGGAGAATCAATTTGCTGAAGTGCTTGCCGATCTCGTGCATACGCATACGAACACCATTCCCATTCTTGCCCGTGGCTTTCTCGAATGTCGCCGATACATCGATCCCACTGAGGTAACTCGGTTCCTAGACACGCATCTGCGCGCCAGAATCGGCACACGGCTCATAGCAGAGCAACACTTGGCGCTGCACTTTGCCTCGCAGCCAGTCCGCGACGATCCATCTGAACAACAAGAAACACCAAAGGATGCTGCACCATCAAATTACATCGGAGTCATTGATACCGCACTGCAACCCGCCCGCATAGTCAAGTCATGCGAGGACTTTGTGGGCGAGATCTGCGAGCTGAAGTATGGGGTCCGTCCGCGGTTGAATATCGGTGGACAGCCGGACGCTTCTTTCGCACATGTGCCGGTTCACGTGGAGTATATTCTTACCGAGTTGCTGAAAAATGCTTTCCGGGCGGTTATTGAGTCCGGGAATGGGAATGAGCCCATTGAGGTGACCATTGCGGCGGCACCTGATGTTCCTGCCAGTCCGGTACATGACccgaaggcgaaggagaagtGGAGTCACTCCGATTCGGATACTGGATTTCACATGGACACCGTGGTGGGAACGGCGGATGCGAACGAGTCAATCAAGTGTTGGTCGCCGTCGCAGCAGAGCATCACGATCCGCATCCGAGACCGGGGTGGAGGTATCCCTCCGGAGGTGCTGCCGAACATCTGGTCCTACAGCTTCACTACCTTCTCTGACTATGGTATGAACGGGTCGGAGAATGGCAGCATGGACGCGCTAAACACGATATCCGGCAGCGGGGGCCATTTGAGCAGCATTGCCGGACTGGGGTATGGACTGCCGCTGAGCCGGGCATATGCAGAGTATTTCGGAGGGAGCATCGCGGTGCAGAGCttatggggatggggaacAGATGTATATTTGACGCTCCAGGGAGTAGCCATGCCATCTTGTGTACCGCAACATTGA
- a CDS encoding IQ calmodulin-binding motif protein (COG:S;~EggNog:ENOG410PFDV;~InterPro:IPR001736,IPR025202,IPR001202;~PFAM:PF13091;~TransMembrane:1 (o15-38i);~go_function: GO:0003824 - catalytic activity [Evidence IEA];~go_function: GO:0005515 - protein binding [Evidence IEA]) — MVAPVAWGPASESTWIPLFKLVSAVYSLSLASFIFWFLRQPKSANQVRTTMLSDTVYELCHDKKTVTSELLQDPSQSPTKLFQKLYHDRKSKSHKTDSNESVDQDDHELRKVLQCGNWGSTQPSDLFLKIYHDALCALEKNPMSGVVSPPLMGSHGVVPLTIIAPLPDLCRHMANCIVRAEKEVFLATNFWIHSDASTLVTNAFRELSRRAGERGTKVIVKMVYDRGDPQQLFENHLPVPEKKYTSEKVQLPAAHEIPNIDLQVVNYHRPIFGTFHAKFMVIDRRIGLLQSSNVQDNDNLEMMIHVEGPIVDGLYDTALISWGRSLEPSLPMLDSPATGAPIPCHASQQPDYDAPDPGPLPELTVDEHHYDPDIRAEAQRMNGLLLPREGETRTQAVTRRLNTTIQSDMSADAPESDQELIMQPYIVLPPHDPFPMAVINREPWGAPNHSSIHTPQNSSFLAAINNAQESIFIQTPNMNAEPIVQALIEAVKTRDVTVTCYLCLGYNDAGELLPFQNGTNEMVAHRMYKALDTDEQRFRLRIFNYVAKDQVRPIHNKFKRRSCHIKLMIVDEKVAIQGNGNLDTQSFYHSQEVNLLLDSPFVCRAWREAIDRNQNTAYYGGVSPEDGCWHDPTTNDLPVGSIGVDPGHFSWARGAVGAVQRVRGAGGF; from the exons ATGGTCGCGCCAGTCGCCTGGGGTCCCGCCAGCGAATCCACTTGGATACCCCTTTTTAAACTCGTCAGCGCCGTGTATTCTCTGAGTTTGGCTTCGTTTATTTTCTGGTTTCTTCGTCAGCCCAAAAGTGCCAATCAAGTGCGAACCACCATGCTCTCCGACACTGTGTATGAGCTCTGTCATGACAAGAAGACCGTTACTTCAGAGCTTTTGCAGGATCCATCGCAATCGCCCACTAAGCTATTCCAGAAGTTGTATCATGATCGGAAGTCAAAGTCACACAAAACTGACTCGAACGAGTCGGTCGACCAGGACGATCATGAACTGCGAAAGGTTCTGCAGTGTGGAAACTGGGGCAGCACTCAACCCAGCGACCTTTTCTTGAAG ATCTACCACGATGCGCTTTGCGCATTAGAAAAGAATCCCATGTCCGGGGTAGTCTCCCCGCCACTGATGGGCAGCCACGGCGTAGTCCCTCTGACTATTATCGCCCCCTTGCCTGATCTCTGTCGCCACATGGCCAATTGCATTGTACGAGCTGAGAAGGAAGTGTTCCTGGCGACGAATTTCTGGATTCACTCGGATGCTTCCACATTGGTAACCAATGCGTTCCGAGAGCTATCCCGACGAGCCGGCGAACGTGGAACGAAAGTAATTGTCAAGATGGTCTATGATCGCGGAGATCCGCAGCAGCTGTTCGAGAACCACCTCCCAGTGCCAGAGAAGAAATACACCAGCGAAAAGGTGCAGCTTCCTGCGGCTCATGAGATCCCCAACATCGATCTGCAGGTCGTCAATTACCACCGACCTATCTTCGGAACCTTTCACGCCAAGTTCATGGTAATTGATCGGCGAATTGGACTGCTGCAGAGCAGTAATGTGCAGGATAACGACAAcctggagatgatgattcaTGTCGAGGGACCCATTGTGGATGGGTTGTATGATACGGCGTTGATTTCGTGGGGTCGTTCTCTCGAACCCTCACTGCCCATGCTGGACTCGCCCGCCACGGGGGCTCCTATTCCTTGTCACGCCTCGCAGCAGCCAGACTATGATGCTCCAGACCCGGGGCCTCTCCCAGAACTTACTGTCGACGAACATCACTATGACCCGGATATTCGGGCTGAGGCCCAGCGCATGAACGGTTTGCTGTTACCACGGGAGGGAGAGACCAGAACGCAAGCTGTGACTCGTCGCTTAA ATACCACAATTCAATCTGACATGTCGGCCGACGCCCCCGAAAGCGACCAAGAACTCATCATGCAGCCCTACATCGTCCTCCCACCACACGATCCCTTCCCCATGGCCGTCATCAACCGGGAACCCTGGGGCGCCCCCAACCACAGCAGCATCCACACGCCACAAAACAGCAGCTTTCTCGCAGCAATCAACAACGCGCAAGAATCTATCTTCATTCAAACCCCCAACATGAACGCCGAGCCCATCGTCCAGGCTCTGATTGAGGCCGTCAAGACCCGCGACGTCACCGTCACATGCTACTTGTGTCTGGGGTACAACGACGCCGGCGAATTACTGCCATTCCAGAACGGGACGAATGAGATGGTTGCGCACCGAATGTACAAGGCGCTGGATACGGACGAGCAGCGATTCCGTCTGCGGATTTTTAACTATGTGGCGAAGGATCAAGTCCGGCCGATTCATAATAAGTTTAAGCGGAGGAGTTGTCATATTAAGTTGATGAttgttgatgagaaggtcgctATTCAAG GTAATGGAAACCTCGACACCCAATCCTTCTACCACAGCCAGGAGGTAAATCTTCTGCTGGATTCGCCATTCGTCTGCCGCGCCTGGCGTGAAGCCATCGACCGGAACCAGAACACGGCGTACTACGGCGGCGTCAGTCCAGAAGACGGCTGCTGGCATGATCCAACGACCAATGATCTCCCTGTGGGATCGATTGGCGTTGACCCGGGACACTTTAGCTGGGCACGGGGAGCAGTAGGAGCGGTGCAGAGAGTCAGAGGAGCGGGTGGTTTTTAG
- a CDS encoding urea carboxylase-associated family protein (COG:S;~EggNog:ENOG410PFJJ;~InterPro:IPR018959;~PFAM:PF09347) — protein sequence MAAPRRPPPAYTAPADSGVHATSKLYRNISETASESSKRTLESSFTIRPCSGQAWVVPAGHICRLTTPKGPQVGDLNIWNANNPRERLWAARTRQIHASHVSVGDRLWSNLPYLRPLITITGDSLAGGQLHEVLDEDGKRKEGKGFGTTQFGGRVHDLLGTRCDPYVNLVMGGESFDFHCHSNLTRAVAPYGLTELDVHDVLNVFQVTGLDEEGKYFMETSPAKPGEYFEFFAEVDVLCALSACPGGDLSNWGWEEKADMGATTRPLGVELYKLTDSKVLEGWKEPVSPKYAGMHGMKMPQREDDGSGYVGL from the exons ATGGCTGCTCCGCGTCGTCCCCCTCCAGCTTATACAGCTCCTGCTGATTCTGGAGTCCATGCTACCTCAAAGCTGTACCGAAACATCTCGGAAACAGCTTCCGAGTCCTCCAAACGAACTCTAGAGTCATCCTTCACTATTCGTCCATGCTCGGGCCAAGCTTGGGTAGTACCAGCCGGACACATCTGCCGTCTCACAACGCCGAAGGGTCCTCAAGTGGGTGATCTTAACATCTGGAATGCGAATAACCCTCGCGAAAGACTCTGGGCAGCGCGCACTCGTCAGATCCACGCCTCCCATGTCTCGGTTGGTGACCGCCTGTGGTCGAACCTGCCATACTTGCGCCCTCTAATTACCATTACAGGTGATTCGCTAGCAGGTGGGCAACTTCACGAAGtcttggatgaggatggcaagcgaaaagaaggaaagggctTCGGCACAACGCAGTTCGGAGGGCGCGTGCACGACCTTCTTGGTACCCGTTGTGATCCTTATGTGAATCTGGTCATGGGTGGGGAAAGCTTCGACTTCCACTGCCACTCTAACCTGACCCGTGCTGTTGCTCCGTATGGTCTGACAGAGCTTGACGTGCATGACGTGCTCAATGTCTTCCAGGTGACGGGACtcgatgaggaaggaaagtaCTTTATGGAGACTTCTCCTGCAAAGCCGGGAGAGTACTTTGAGTTCTTCGCTGAAGTTGATGTACTCTGCGCACTGTCGGCATGTCCTGGAG GTGATCTGTCAAACTGGggctgggaggagaaggcagaTATGGGGGCTACCACACGTCCACTGGGCGTTGAACTGTATAAGTTGACGGATTCCAAGGTGCTTGAGGGCTGGAAGGAGCCTGTAAGCCCCAAGTATGCTGGTATGCACGGTATGAAGATGCCACAGAGGGAGGATGACGGATCTGGTTATGTTGGGCTATAG